The genomic interval CGCTGCCGCAGCTCACGTCGGCCTCGACCATCGCGTCGAGGATCGTCGGCACGTCCCACACGTCGATCAGGTGGATCGGCTTGTTCTGGCAGAGCGGCACGAGCAGCCCGGACAGCATGCCGATCGCGTGGCCGACCGGCGCGCCGACGAGCTGCGGCAGCGCGCGCTCGGACTGCATGTCGGCGAGCTGGCGCGTCTCGGCGACGATCGTGTGGTGCGTGTGGATGACGCCCTTCGGGTCGGACGTCGTGCCCGAGGTGAAGCCGACCACGGCCGGCGTCCGCGGCGGGACGCGCGTCGGCGCGGCGAGCGGCTCCGCGTCAAGCAAGTGCGCGAACGACGTCGTGCCGGGTGGTGCTTCGCCGCCGACCACGACCACGGTCTCGAGGTCCGGTAGCTCCTCGCGGAAGCTGCGCAGCGCCGCGAGGTAGTCGCTCTGCCGGAAGCGCGCCGCGGTCACCAGCACCTTGGCGCGCGTGTGGCGCAGGATGTAGCGCACCTCCTTCGGGCCGTAGAAGTGCACGATCGGCACCAGCACCGCGCCGAGCATGCTCGTGCCCCAGAACACCGCGGCCGCTTCCACCCAGTTCGGGAGCTGGAAGGCGACCACGTCGTCGGGCTCGACGCCGCAGGCGCGGAGCCCGCCCGCGACGCGACGCGCGAGCTCGCGCACCTCGCCGATCGTGCCGCGGTACGGATGGGTCTTCGACCAGATCCGCAACTCGAGCGCCGCGTTCGCGCGCAGGCGCTCGTCGACGAAGGCGCCGAGCGTCGTGTCGAGCCAGAGCCCGGAGCCGAGCCAGCGTCGCTCGAGCGCGGCCGGCGGATGGTGCAGCAGCCAGCCCTGCTCCGATCGCGTGACCGTGCTCATCGCGGCACCCTTCCTGCATCGCCGCGGCCCGATCAAGCACCGGCGCCGCACCGACGCAGCCGGCGCGATCGACGAGCGTCGCCGCGCGGGAGTTGTCTCAGCTGCGCGGCGCGTCACAGTGGCCGCGAAAGGAGGTGCGTCGTGGACAGCACCGTCACCGAGATCGCGCGCGGCGTGTACCGCATCTCGGCCTTCC from Candidatus Binatia bacterium carries:
- a CDS encoding AMP-binding protein, giving the protein MSTVTRSEQGWLLHHPPAALERRWLGSGLWLDTTLGAFVDERLRANAALELRIWSKTHPYRGTIGEVRELARRVAGGLRACGVEPDDVVAFQLPNWVEAAAVFWGTSMLGAVLVPIVHFYGPKEVRYILRHTRAKVLVTAARFRQSDYLAALRSFREELPDLETVVVVGGEAPPGTTSFAHLLDAEPLAAPTRVPPRTPAVVGFTSGTTSDPKGVIHTHHTIVAETRQLADMQSERALPQLVGAPVGHAIGMLSGLLVPLCQNKPIHLIDVWDVPTILDAMVEADVSCGSGATYFLTSLLDAPGFGPEHLRRMSMIGLGGAPVPAAVADRADALGISIVRSYGSTEHPSTTGAKHEEPAVKRKYTDGRALPGVELRLVDEEGREVPRGQPGEIQSRGPDRFVGYTDPSLTAGVLDEEGWYATGDVGILDADGYLTITDRKKDIIIRGGENISAAEVEELLMRMPGVAEVAVVAAPDARLGEHACACLRMQPGQPAPDLAAVQRHLAAAGIAKQKWPEEILAFDDFPRTPSGKIKKFVLRAELRERATRS